A genomic region of Brienomyrus brachyistius isolate T26 chromosome 6, BBRACH_0.4, whole genome shotgun sequence contains the following coding sequences:
- the aspa gene encoding aspartoacylase isoform X2, giving the protein MSCEVSLPEVKKVAIFGGTHGNEMSGVTLVNLWLKNRAEIRRSGVEVQPFITNPRAVEKCTRYIDTDLNRAFTPENLSKQEADDHPYEIKRALEINQTFGPKGSSDAYDVIFDLHNTTSNMGCTLILESSQDHFNLQMVHYIKAVAPMTCSVLVNEHPFLQYSTSRSVAKHPIGLEVGPQPQGVLRSNIFQSMRLILRHALDFIELFNGGMVFPPCMVDVHQVTERVDYPRDTNGNITAMVHPNLQDCDWEPLNPGDPMFLTFDGRTVEYKGGNTVYPTFINEAAYYEKQQAFVITKRGTLTAGQIKVTKM; this is encoded by the exons ATGAGCTGTGAAGTTAGTCTGCCGGAAGTTAAGAAAGTTGCGATATTCGGGGGCACACATGGCAATGAGATGTCAGGCGTCACGCTCGTCAATCTCTGGCTGAAGAACCGAGCGGAGATCCGGAGGAGCGGAGTGGAGGTGCAGCCCTTCATAACAAACCCCCGGGCAGTGGAGAAATGCACCAGATACATCGACACCGATCTGAACCGGGCTTTCACGCCAGAAAACCTCAG CAAACAAGAGGCAGATGACCATCCCTATGAAATCAAGAGAGCTCTGGAAATCAATCAGACCTTTGGCCCCAAGGGTAGCTCAGATGCCTACGATGTTATTTTTGATCTTCACAATACCACGTCCAACATGGGATGTACCCTCATTTTAGAGAGCTCTCAGGACCACTTTAATCTTCAAATGGTGCATTATATCAAG GCCGTAGCTCCCATGACTTGCTCTGTTCTGGTGAATGAACACCCTTTTCTTCAATATTCTACTTCACGGTCCGTGGCCAAACACCCTATTG GTCTTGAGGTTGGCCCTCAGCCTCAAGGGGTGCTAAGAAGTAATATTTTTCAGTCCATGAGGCTAATACTGAGACATGCTTTAGATTTCATCGAACTTTTCAATGGAG GTATGGTGTTTCCTCCTTGCATGGTGGATGTGCATCAAGTTACAGAAAGAGTGGATTACCCCCGAGACACAAACGGAAACATTACTGCCATGGTGCATCCCAATTTGCAG GACTGTGACTGGGAGCCCCTGAACCCTGGTGACCCTATGTTCCTGACGTTTGATGGGAGAACTGTCGAGTATAAAGGTGGTAACACGGTGTACCCCACATTTATAAATGAGGCAGCGTACTATGAAAAACAGCAGGCCTTTGTCATAACCAAAAGGGGAACATTAACTGCCGGGCAGATCAAAGTTACCAAAATGTAG
- the aspa gene encoding aspartoacylase isoform X1, with the protein MSCEVSLPEVKKVAIFGGTHGNEMSGVTLVNLWLKNRAEIRRSGVEVQPFITNPRAVEKCTRYIDTDLNRAFTPENLSKQEADDHPYEIKRALEINQTFGPKGSSDAYDVIFDLHNTTSNMGCTLILESSQDHFNLQMVHYIKQAVAPMTCSVLVNEHPFLQYSTSRSVAKHPIGLEVGPQPQGVLRSNIFQSMRLILRHALDFIELFNGGMVFPPCMVDVHQVTERVDYPRDTNGNITAMVHPNLQDCDWEPLNPGDPMFLTFDGRTVEYKGGNTVYPTFINEAAYYEKQQAFVITKRGTLTAGQIKVTKM; encoded by the exons ATGAGCTGTGAAGTTAGTCTGCCGGAAGTTAAGAAAGTTGCGATATTCGGGGGCACACATGGCAATGAGATGTCAGGCGTCACGCTCGTCAATCTCTGGCTGAAGAACCGAGCGGAGATCCGGAGGAGCGGAGTGGAGGTGCAGCCCTTCATAACAAACCCCCGGGCAGTGGAGAAATGCACCAGATACATCGACACCGATCTGAACCGGGCTTTCACGCCAGAAAACCTCAG CAAACAAGAGGCAGATGACCATCCCTATGAAATCAAGAGAGCTCTGGAAATCAATCAGACCTTTGGCCCCAAGGGTAGCTCAGATGCCTACGATGTTATTTTTGATCTTCACAATACCACGTCCAACATGGGATGTACCCTCATTTTAGAGAGCTCTCAGGACCACTTTAATCTTCAAATGGTGCATTATATCAAG CAGGCCGTAGCTCCCATGACTTGCTCTGTTCTGGTGAATGAACACCCTTTTCTTCAATATTCTACTTCACGGTCCGTGGCCAAACACCCTATTG GTCTTGAGGTTGGCCCTCAGCCTCAAGGGGTGCTAAGAAGTAATATTTTTCAGTCCATGAGGCTAATACTGAGACATGCTTTAGATTTCATCGAACTTTTCAATGGAG GTATGGTGTTTCCTCCTTGCATGGTGGATGTGCATCAAGTTACAGAAAGAGTGGATTACCCCCGAGACACAAACGGAAACATTACTGCCATGGTGCATCCCAATTTGCAG GACTGTGACTGGGAGCCCCTGAACCCTGGTGACCCTATGTTCCTGACGTTTGATGGGAGAACTGTCGAGTATAAAGGTGGTAACACGGTGTACCCCACATTTATAAATGAGGCAGCGTACTATGAAAAACAGCAGGCCTTTGTCATAACCAAAAGGGGAACATTAACTGCCGGGCAGATCAAAGTTACCAAAATGTAG